GTATCAATCGCTTTTATAAAAAATTTCAGACTCAAAAATGGGGCTATTGGAAGCACGGTTGTCCATAACTCTCACAATATTATAGTCCTTGATACTAGTTATGAATATTTATACAAAACAGCAAATCTTATTATCGAGAATAACGGGGGCTTATGTGCCTTGAATAACAAAGATAGTTTAATGTTAAATCTACCAATTGCAGGTTTGATGAACATGCTCATGCCCAAGGCAGTTGCCCTTAAATATATTTAACTAAATAACTTTTATAGAGATGTTTTGAGTTCCAACTTAGATTTTCCCTTAATGACCTTATCTTTCATGCCATTAACGGTAGTGCTCACTTGAAAATAAATGACAAAGAACTCTTTTTCATTCTTAGATCTTTAGACTAACTAAATAAATACAAAAAAAGCTATCAGGCTTAACCTCAGACATTAAGACATCAATTCTAAAAGATCATCAACCAATACTCCAACTTTTTCCATTTGTTCTATTAAAAACTTAAATCGTTGATTCATGAAAAAATTGAACTCCTTTAACATCAATTCTGTTCCCTTAAAATCTTTATTAAAAAAACCAATCATTTCATCTACTCTGCTGTTCCATTCCTTCCTTAAAGACAGAAGCCATTCAAGATTTGATTTAATATAATCTAAATTTTCAATAGACATAATTACAAACATATTTCTTTTAAGATTCATATTTTCAATTAACGATTCAACCTTTAATTGATATTCACAAGATACCACACTAAAAATACAGTTTAAGAGATCAATAATCCCACTAAAGTTTATTTTAGCAAAAGACGCTCCTAGCTCTTCAAGTTTATTCTCATTATAATCAAATGATGCATAAAATCTTCTTCTATACATCCTGGTGCATTCCAGATTAAAACATACTAAAAGAAATTTTTCTTCTCTACAGAGAATATAACTAAAAGGCAACCCATAAAAATCACGAGGCTCGCTCATGATTTTTAATTCAGAATATTTTATCTTGTCAATTTCTCTAGATATTAAATCAACTATTGCGGATCGCAAATTAAAAATTACTTCCTCAGCAGAAATTTCTTTCTTCACTTTTACCTTAACAAACTCACTTTTGGATTTTCTAACTCCAATCTTCCTTACAATGTATTTATTACGTCCATTATCTATTTTAGATTTACCATTATTATGCTCATCATTACCATTCAAACTACAAGCTATTAATACTAAACCTACAATTGACAAGACAAGCAAATATCCATTCATAAAGACTCCCCTTGTCATTACCAACTATGATACTATACCAAACATAACTTAATATTAACTAATAAATTAGACTATCTATTAAATTAGACTATCTATTAAATTAGATTTTAACATAGAATAATAACATGATTAAGATCACTAGTATCTTATTGATTCTCAATCATGAAAACAAATAAAAAATATCTCACAAACAAATGGATATAAGTTAAAAAAAGAACTTACAGTAAGTCTTAAACACAATGATATTAAGCCAATAACATGCGGATCAAAAATCAATGGAATATATTTACTATATAAAAGTCAAAAAGGCAATAAGTATTCGGTCTATTACTGATAATTTAATTCTTATTCTAGCAATCTCTTATAATCCCCCTCCATAACAAATTGAAGTTAAAATGAAAGAATGTCTCTAGTAATGATGCTAATTCAATCGATGAGATTATAAGTTGATAATCCCAATATAAAAGCAACAAAAGTACAAACCATAGATATATCTACAAAATTCTTAACTTCAATTCAATAGGGCATAGGCCAGGAATAAAAGATACCGAATAACAATGCTAAACAATATCTAATCTCAGGAATAACTAAGTTCTTTGAAAGAATAGGAATATAAGTAATTTATAAATACAGTTAAATAAACTGCTCAATAAAATAGCTAATATATATTCAACGGTAGTCAATACAGATAGAAAGTTATCCGAATCACTAACAATATAAAGAAAAACAAAAGGCAGCCTAAGAAAAAAGCAAAATCAAACTAAATAAAACCCAATAAACAGACTATAAAATACCTGTTTGCTCTATTGTTATAAATCAATAGAGCAAAAAATTTAATGAGAAAATATTAACTTTAAAATAAAAATAATAAATAATAAAAGTATGGTGGGAACAATTTTTACACTTTCTTTGGTAATAAAACTATGCAATACATTTATAATCACATAAAAAATTATCCCAATTCCTATTCCTGAAGCTATACTATAAGTTAAAGGAATCAAAAATAATATCAAAAAGCTAGGAATAGCTTCTCTCATGTTTGAAAAATCTATATTCTTTATCTCTTTACACATAAAGAATCCCACATATATTAAAGCAGCTGAAGTTGCACTAGCAGGAACAGCAATAAACAAAGGCGCAAAAAATACTGACAATATTAATAAAATGCCTGTCACAACTGATGTAAATCCTGTCCTTCCACCCTCAGCTATACCTGTCGAACTCTCAACATAAGTAGTTACAGGAGACATACCCATAACCGCACCAAAAGTGGTAGCAATAGCATCAACTAGTAATATTTTATCAGCATTTCGTATCTTTCCCTCATCATCAACCAAATCTCCCTTTGAAGCAACACCTACCAAAGTTCCAACAGTGTCAAATAGATCATTGCACAACAAAATCAATACTATAAAAATAAAATTCCAAAAATTTTCACCTAACACATAAGAAAAGCTTAATTTATTAAATATAGGCGCAATTGACTCA
The Borrelia hermsii DAH DNA segment above includes these coding regions:
- a CDS encoding adenine deaminase C-terminal domain-containing protein; its protein translation is MKIEVINRYNNHNKVSIAFIKNFRLKNGAIGSTVVHNSHNIIVLDTSYEYLYKTANLIIENNGGLCALNNKDSLMLNLPIAGLMNMLMPKAVALKYI
- a CDS encoding CRASP family complement regulator-acquiring lipoprotein, producing the protein MNGYLLVLSIVGLVLIACSLNGNDEHNNGKSKIDNGRNKYIVRKIGVRKSKSEFVKVKVKKEISAEEVIFNLRSAIVDLISREIDKIKYSELKIMSEPRDFYGLPFSYILCREEKFLLVCFNLECTRMYRRRFYASFDYNENKLEELGASFAKINFSGIIDLLNCIFSVVSCEYQLKVESLIENMNLKRNMFVIMSIENLDYIKSNLEWLLSLRKEWNSRVDEMIGFFNKDFKGTELMLKEFNFFMNQRFKFLIEQMEKVGVLVDDLLELMS